A part of Brassica rapa cultivar Chiifu-401-42 chromosome A05, CAAS_Brap_v3.01, whole genome shotgun sequence genomic DNA contains:
- the LOC103870330 gene encoding B3 domain-containing protein At3g11580 encodes MSVNHYSNTLSSHNHHNEHKESLFEKSLTPSDVGKLNRLVIPKQHAERYLPLNNCGGGGDVTAESTEKGVLLSFEDESGKSWKFRYSYWNSSQSYVLTKGWSRYVKDKHLNAGDVVLFQRHRFDIHRLFIGWRRRGEASSSSAVSAVTQDPRANTTAYWNGLTTPYRQVHASTSSYPNNIHQEYSHYGPVAETPTVAAGSSKTVRLFGVNLECHSDVVEPPPCPDAYNGQHIYYYSTPHPMNISFAGEAMEQVGDGRG; translated from the exons ATGTCAGTCAACCATTACTCAAACACTCTCTCGTCGCACAATCACCACAACGAACATAAAGAGTCTTTGTTCGAGAAGTCACTCACGCCAAGCGATGTTGGAAAGCTAAACCGTTTAGTCATACCAAAACAACACGCCGAGAGATACCTCCCTCTCAATAAttgcggcggcggcggcgacgTGACGGCGGAGTCGACGGAGAAAGGGGTGCTTCTCAGCTTCGAGGACGAGTCGGGAAAATCTTGGAAATTCAGATACTCATATTGGAACAGTAGTCAAAGCTACGTGTTGACCAAAGGATGGAGCAGGTACGTCAAAGACAAGCACCTCAACGCAGGGGACGTCGTTTTATTTCAACGGCACCGTTTTGATATTCATAGACTCTTCATTGGCTGGAGGAGACGCGGAGAGGCTTCTTCCTCTTCCGCCGTTTCCGCCGTGACTCAAGATCCTCGAGCTAACACGACGGCGTACTGGAACGGTTTGACTACACCTTATCGTCAAGTACACGCGTCAACTAGTTCTTACCCTAACAACATCCACCAAGAGTATTCACATTATG GCCCTGTTGCTGAGACACCGACGGTAGCTGCAGGGAGCTCGAAGACGGTGAGGCTATTTGGAGTTAACCTCGAATGTCACAGTGACGTTGTGGAGCCACCACCGTGTCCTGACGCCTACAACGGCCAACACATTTACTATTACTCAACTCCACATCCCATG AATATCTCATTTGCTGGAGAAGCAATGGAGCAGGTAGGAGATGGACGAGGTTGA